From the Methanocaldococcus fervens AG86 genome, the window TTTTTGTAAATAATCTAAAGCACATCCTTGTTCATAAGACAACTCTCCAATTTGAGCTCTTTTATTCATAATTTCGGCAGCCTCTGATAATGTTACATACCTCTCTCCAAGGATTCTTTTGCCTATCATACTCTCCCTCTCAACTAAATGCAAATAAAATAAAAAACTTAAATTTAATTTAAAATTTATAGAAAAATAATTAATTAAGTGTTTCGAGAAATTAATAAAAATTTAATTAATTTAAGCTGTAGCAGGTCTTAAATGCTGTGGGTAGGCAATTATTTGCTTGTATTTTCCTCCATCTCTTACTCTAACAATAAATGCTCTTCCCTGCTTACCAACAACAACTCCAGTTCTTCCGTGGAATCTTGGGTGTGGCATTCCCTTGTGGACTGATGGGTCTATAACTATGTGTACATACTCTCCTTCTTTAAACTCCCTTAAAGCTCTTGTTATTGGATAAAGTCCTCTTTCTCTTGGGTGTTTTGATAATTTCTTTCTTGTTTTTCTTCTAAATCCTTCACTCATTTGAACCATAATTCTCACCTTCGTCGTCATGTATTTTTAAAACATCCAATTCCTTACATATACAGTTTTTGTTTAATATGGATGAGACGGATGGGTTTGTTCTCCCATCATCTCCGCTGATTAGCTCTTTTATATATAATCCACCATCACAGTATATAATCATCTCAAAATGATTGTCATCTACTTTATTGGTTTTAACTTTATATACCTTACGGATTCTCTCTAAATCAGCTCTTCTATGCAAAACTCTTCTTGGTGTTTTTTGATAGATAGTTCTATTTTCAAGCT encodes:
- a CDS encoding 50S ribosomal protein L21e — protein: MVQMSEGFRRKTRKKLSKHPRERGLYPITRALREFKEGEYVHIVIDPSVHKGMPHPRFHGRTGVVVGKQGRAFIVRVRDGGKYKQIIAYPQHLRPATA